A single genomic interval of Paenibacillus macerans harbors:
- a CDS encoding PTS mannitol transporter subunit IICB: MAIAQTKAQPEGSGGIRVQVQRFGRALSGMVMPNIGAFIAWGLITALFIPTGWFPNEYLGKLVDPMIKYLLPLLIGYTGGQMVHGKRGAVTGAIVTMGVIVGSDIPMFLGAMIVGPLSAWLIKQFDKAIEGKIGSGFEMLVNNFSIGIFGGAMALGAYSGVGPFVQAISKVLSSGVNFLVDAKLLPLVNIIIEPGKVLFLNNAINHGVITPLAAEEVARVGKSMLFMLESNPGPGLGILLAYWLVGRGSAKQSAPGAVVIHFFGGIHEIYFPYILMKPVLILAAIAGGVAGTFTFQLTGAALSGAPSPGSILTYIMMTPKGGFLPMFSGVIVAAVVSFLVAALLLKTGKKNDEELDLEEASAKMKEMKSAGVNTQAAAEAVTSVRKDAVNKIVFACDAGMGSSAMGASVLRKKMQDAGVKVTVVNSAVSEIPDDADIVITQKTLTERAKANKPDAEHISIDNFLKSPKYDELVERLKG; encoded by the coding sequence ATGGCTATAGCACAAACCAAAGCACAACCAGAGGGAAGCGGCGGAATCCGGGTGCAGGTGCAGCGGTTCGGACGTGCGCTTAGCGGCATGGTCATGCCGAACATCGGCGCTTTTATCGCCTGGGGCTTGATTACCGCCTTGTTTATTCCGACCGGTTGGTTTCCAAACGAATATTTGGGTAAATTGGTCGACCCGATGATCAAATATTTGCTGCCGCTGCTGATCGGCTACACCGGCGGGCAGATGGTTCACGGCAAACGCGGGGCCGTCACCGGCGCGATCGTGACTATGGGGGTTATCGTCGGCAGCGACATTCCGATGTTCCTCGGCGCCATGATCGTAGGTCCTTTGTCGGCTTGGTTGATCAAACAATTCGACAAAGCGATTGAAGGCAAAATCGGTTCCGGTTTCGAAATGCTGGTCAACAACTTTTCGATCGGCATTTTTGGCGGCGCGATGGCGTTGGGAGCTTACTCCGGCGTAGGTCCGTTCGTGCAAGCGATCAGCAAGGTGTTGTCTTCCGGCGTGAACTTCCTGGTGGATGCCAAATTGCTGCCGCTGGTCAATATCATTATCGAACCCGGCAAGGTGTTATTCCTGAACAATGCCATCAACCACGGCGTTATTACGCCGCTCGCGGCTGAAGAAGTCGCGCGGGTGGGTAAATCCATGTTGTTTATGCTGGAATCGAACCCCGGCCCCGGCCTTGGTATCCTACTGGCCTACTGGCTGGTCGGACGCGGTTCGGCGAAGCAATCCGCTCCGGGTGCGGTCGTCATCCACTTCTTCGGCGGGATTCATGAGATTTACTTCCCGTACATCCTGATGAAGCCGGTGCTGATTCTTGCCGCGATCGCCGGCGGCGTAGCCGGTACGTTTACGTTCCAGTTGACCGGTGCCGCTCTTTCCGGGGCGCCTTCTCCAGGCAGTATTCTCACTTACATTATGATGACGCCGAAAGGCGGATTCCTGCCGATGTTCAGCGGTGTCATCGTAGCTGCGGTTGTTTCCTTCCTGGTTGCGGCTTTGCTGCTGAAAACGGGTAAGAAAAACGATGAAGAACTGGATTTGGAAGAAGCGTCGGCAAAAATGAAAGAGATGAAATCCGCCGGCGTGAATACGCAAGCAGCGGCTGAAGCGGTAACGAGCGTGCGCAAGGATGCGGTTAACAAAATCGTGTTCGCCTGCGACGCGGGCATGGGCTCGAGCGCCATGGGCGCCTCGGTGCTGCGCAAAAAAATGCAGGATGCCGGCGTGAAGGTGACGGTCGTCAATTCGGCGGTCAGCGAAATTCCGGATGACGCGGATATCGTCATTACGCAAAAAACGCTCACGGAGCGCGCCAAGGCGAACAAGCCGGACGCGGAGCATATCTCCATCGACAATTTCCTGAAAAGTCCGAAATACGACGAGCTGGTTGAACGGCTGAAAGGCTAA
- a CDS encoding BglG family transcription antiterminator, whose translation MTARQKQIFLLLLGRKTGMTAAEIAADIGVSVRTVHRELDEIEKSLAYFGLMLYRKSGTGISVWSDAPGNDEQERLEEARRLLLEGSPGDYSGEERKIMLICRLLDELEPCKLFTLAHDLKVTAATVSSDLDEVGPWIRRFGLELVRRRGYGVEIVGEEIGKRAAICQLASDHLDYSDLIGGSTERRWSAAIDHLLEAAGSQHLMTVENTLWQMNWDWTEHLSEKAYTQLLINLSVTVNRIRVGRRVSGAVLAASSPGGSDDRPGEGETERFAKLLGEKLDLRFPQDEVQYMGRLFHQARDASPELVQADMELVDIVSRLTDNVVKRTGIPFQEDRLLGSGLLEHVGPAFKRIREGARIRNPLLGAIRKDYEDLFYIVREAMNESGVNLEVPDEEIGFLVMHFGASIERLNQLGRNVRAILVCSSGLSSSKLLATRLAKEMPQIEVMGNVSWYEAKRLPEEDYDLIISTIDLPLPSDRYVRLSPLLTDEDSDRLLHYLQNTTLKLRKNAPHKDSAKTRAYDRLRTLNSMMDEIVLLLDQFVVGALDNAGCSLRETVLAALKEINAAFPESAAVSPGTGGYRETRESVSAMSDIEAVADRLLEREKMASQVIPGTSLALFHTRTRFVNYRSLALFRMAEPVVLDGDTRISAILFMLAPRELPKETLEVLSEISALLLKPELIELLETGERADIRDFLAAELLQYVENY comes from the coding sequence ATGACCGCCCGGCAAAAGCAGATCTTTCTGCTCCTGCTCGGGCGGAAAACGGGTATGACCGCCGCCGAGATCGCCGCCGATATCGGGGTCAGCGTCAGGACGGTACACCGGGAATTGGACGAAATCGAGAAAAGCCTCGCCTATTTTGGCCTCATGCTGTACCGTAAATCCGGCACGGGCATTTCCGTTTGGAGCGATGCCCCGGGCAATGACGAACAGGAGCGCCTGGAGGAAGCGCGCCGGCTGCTGCTCGAGGGCAGCCCCGGCGATTATTCCGGCGAAGAGCGGAAAATTATGCTGATCTGCCGTCTGCTGGATGAACTTGAGCCATGCAAGCTGTTTACGCTGGCTCACGATCTGAAAGTTACGGCGGCTACCGTAAGCAGCGACCTTGATGAGGTTGGTCCGTGGATTCGCCGGTTTGGACTTGAGCTGGTTCGCCGGAGAGGATACGGTGTGGAAATCGTCGGGGAGGAGATCGGCAAAAGGGCCGCCATTTGCCAACTGGCATCCGATCATTTGGACTACTCCGATCTGATCGGCGGTTCAACCGAACGCCGCTGGTCGGCGGCCATCGACCATTTGCTGGAAGCGGCGGGCTCGCAGCACTTGATGACGGTGGAAAATACGCTGTGGCAAATGAACTGGGATTGGACCGAGCATTTATCCGAAAAAGCCTATACCCAGCTGCTGATCAACCTGTCCGTAACCGTCAACCGCATTAGGGTGGGCCGCCGCGTTTCCGGAGCCGTTTTGGCCGCGTCATCTCCGGGAGGCAGCGATGACCGGCCCGGAGAAGGCGAGACGGAACGTTTTGCCAAACTTTTGGGCGAAAAGCTGGATTTGCGGTTTCCGCAGGATGAGGTTCAATATATGGGGCGCCTGTTCCATCAGGCCAGGGATGCTTCGCCGGAGCTGGTGCAGGCGGACATGGAGCTGGTGGACATCGTGTCCCGGCTGACGGACAACGTCGTGAAGCGGACCGGCATCCCGTTTCAGGAGGACCGGCTGCTCGGCAGCGGCCTGCTTGAGCATGTGGGTCCGGCGTTCAAACGGATCCGCGAAGGGGCGAGAATCCGCAACCCGCTGCTGGGCGCGATCCGCAAGGACTACGAGGATCTGTTCTACATCGTCCGGGAAGCGATGAACGAAAGCGGCGTGAACCTGGAGGTTCCCGACGAGGAAATCGGCTTCCTGGTCATGCACTTCGGCGCGTCGATAGAGCGGTTGAATCAGCTGGGCCGGAATGTGCGGGCCATTCTTGTCTGCTCCAGCGGACTCAGCTCCTCGAAGCTGCTGGCTACGCGGCTGGCCAAGGAAATGCCGCAGATCGAAGTGATGGGGAATGTGTCCTGGTACGAAGCGAAACGCTTGCCGGAGGAAGATTACGATTTGATCATCTCCACGATCGATCTGCCGCTTCCGTCCGATCGGTACGTTAGGTTAAGTCCTTTGCTGACGGACGAGGACAGCGACCGGCTGCTCCACTATTTGCAAAATACGACACTCAAATTGAGGAAAAACGCTCCGCACAAAGATTCGGCCAAAACGAGGGCGTACGACCGGCTGCGGACCTTAAACTCCATGATGGATGAAATCGTCCTTCTGCTGGACCAGTTCGTGGTGGGAGCGCTGGATAACGCGGGTTGCTCCCTGCGCGAGACGGTTTTGGCGGCGCTCAAAGAGATAAACGCTGCCTTTCCGGAGAGCGCCGCCGTCTCTCCCGGAACCGGAGGGTACCGGGAGACGCGCGAAAGCGTCAGCGCAATGTCCGATATTGAGGCCGTCGCCGACCGCTTGCTGGAACGCGAAAAGATGGCCAGCCAAGTCATTCCCGGCACTTCGCTTGCGCTATTCCATACCCGCACCCGGTTTGTGAACTATCGTTCGCTGGCTTTGTTCCGGATGGCGGAGCCCGTGGTGCTGGACGGGGATACCCGGATAAGCGCCATTCTGTTTATGCTGGCCCCACGGGAGCTGCCGAAGGAAACCCTGGAGGTGCTTAGCGAAATCAGCGCCCTGCTGCTCAAGCCGGAGCTGATCGAACTGCTCGAAACCGGGGAGCGCGCGGATATCCGCGACTTTTTGGCGGCGGAATTGCTGCAGTATGTTGAGAACTATTGA
- a CDS encoding PTS sugar transporter subunit IIA — translation MKMLSKEKIILNGKAKDKYEAVRMAGKLLVDAGHVAPEYVDKMLEREEIVSTYMGGGLAIPHGTKEAKNLIFSTGLSVVRFPEGVDFGGDEPAFIVIGIAAAGGDHMEVLTNVAMIFTEESNLERIMNAATEEEIADILEGGM, via the coding sequence ATGAAAATGCTGTCTAAAGAAAAAATTATCCTGAACGGAAAAGCCAAAGACAAATACGAAGCCGTCCGCATGGCCGGTAAACTGTTGGTCGACGCCGGCCACGTCGCGCCGGAGTACGTCGACAAAATGCTGGAGCGCGAAGAGATCGTTTCTACGTACATGGGCGGCGGCCTGGCTATCCCGCACGGGACCAAGGAAGCGAAAAATCTGATCTTCTCCACGGGGCTGTCGGTCGTGCGTTTTCCGGAAGGCGTCGATTTCGGCGGCGATGAGCCGGCGTTTATCGTGATCGGCATCGCGGCGGCCGGCGGCGACCATATGGAGGTGCTGACCAACGTGGCCATGATCTTCACCGAGGAATCGAACTTGGAACGCATCATGAACGCCGCGACCGAAGAAGAAATTGCCGATATCCTCGAAGGGGGGATGTAA
- a CDS encoding mannitol-1-phosphate 5-dehydrogenase, which translates to MKAVHFGAGNIGRGFIGLLLSRSGYEVCFVDVNDRVVSELKRRGEYPVILASEHRETLTVTGVTALNSVSEPEEAARAVAEADLVTTAVGVSILKHIAGTIAAGLKLRKQGNAEAKLHVIACENAIGGSSQLKAHVYAQLDEETRRWADQTVAFPDAAVDRIVPLQQHEDPLQVVVEPFYEWAVDQSQMFAGFHKVAGVHYVDRLEPYIERKLFTVNTGHCSAAYIGQLQGYATIQEAMKDEKVAGHVRSVLAESGAVLIAKHGFAEAEHQAYIDTTLQRFANPALTDEVSRVGRSPIRKLSPGDRLVSPAAQAYKRGLGYDYLARTMAAALFFTAPDDAEVEELQAYLRGAGPESTLAKYTGLGVDHPIVQAALRHYEELNKDR; encoded by the coding sequence ATGAAGGCGGTCCATTTTGGCGCGGGCAACATCGGAAGAGGATTCATCGGGCTGCTGCTGTCCCGTTCGGGCTACGAGGTTTGCTTCGTTGACGTAAACGACCGCGTCGTTTCCGAATTGAAACGGCGCGGGGAGTATCCCGTCATCCTTGCCAGCGAACATCGCGAAACGCTGACGGTTACGGGCGTCACCGCGCTGAACAGCGTAAGCGAACCGGAGGAAGCCGCGCGGGCGGTTGCGGAAGCGGATCTGGTGACGACGGCGGTCGGCGTATCGATACTGAAGCATATTGCCGGCACGATTGCCGCGGGCCTTAAGCTGCGCAAGCAGGGCAACGCGGAGGCGAAGCTGCACGTCATCGCCTGCGAAAACGCCATCGGCGGCAGTTCCCAGTTGAAGGCGCACGTCTATGCGCAGCTCGATGAGGAGACGCGCCGCTGGGCGGATCAAACGGTCGCCTTTCCGGACGCGGCGGTGGACCGGATCGTTCCGCTGCAGCAGCACGAAGACCCGCTTCAGGTCGTTGTCGAGCCTTTTTACGAATGGGCGGTGGATCAATCGCAAATGTTCGCCGGCTTCCATAAAGTCGCGGGCGTACATTACGTGGACCGGTTGGAGCCGTACATCGAACGCAAGCTGTTTACCGTAAACACGGGGCACTGCTCGGCGGCCTACATCGGCCAATTGCAAGGTTACGCAACCATTCAGGAAGCGATGAAGGATGAAAAGGTAGCCGGGCATGTCCGTTCGGTGCTTGCCGAGTCGGGAGCGGTGCTTATAGCCAAGCACGGGTTTGCGGAGGCGGAGCACCAGGCCTACATCGACACGACGCTGCAGCGCTTCGCCAATCCGGCGCTGACGGATGAAGTGTCGCGCGTCGGCCGCTCGCCGATCCGCAAGCTGTCCCCCGGCGACAGGCTCGTCTCCCCGGCGGCGCAAGCTTATAAGCGCGGGCTCGGGTACGATTACCTGGCGCGGACGATGGCGGCGGCGCTGTTCTTCACCGCGCCGGATGACGCGGAAGTAGAGGAGCTTCAGGCTTATCTGCGGGGGGCCGGGCCGGAGAGCACCCTTGCGAAGTACACGGGGCTTGGGGTGGACCACCCGATTGTTCAAGCCGCGCTGCGCCATTACGAGGAGTTGAACAAGGACCGCTAA
- a CDS encoding AI-2E family transporter, with product MEPIFKSKAFRYGVWLLLGLLILYFIWLLRPMFALVYGFLKAVLAPFVIAIIISYVLNPVVRMLGGRKVPRTIAVLLIYAVFLTALAVILMNVIPMFVEQLEELGEHLPELTIHTQQMMNRWDNGLLPGSVRMGMNNWFFQFENRLASAISRFLDNIGATIGVVFNAFIIPFLIFYMLKDIELIERLVLRYLPRSGRKSIITLLREIDQALGNYIRGQLLVCVIIGVLAYIGYMMIGMPFALLLAGVVAVCNIIPYLGPFLGAAPALVMATTISWKMVLFVLLVNMLCQTIESNVISPQVVGRSLHLHPMLIIFALLVGGEIAGVPGLILAVPLFAVMKVIIQHFFTYYVRRKAM from the coding sequence ATGGAACCGATCTTCAAAAGCAAGGCATTCCGCTATGGGGTTTGGCTGCTGCTCGGGCTGTTGATTTTGTACTTCATTTGGCTGCTTCGCCCGATGTTTGCGCTGGTTTACGGCTTTCTCAAAGCGGTGCTCGCCCCGTTCGTGATCGCCATCATCATCTCCTACGTCCTGAATCCGGTCGTCCGCATGCTCGGCGGGCGCAAAGTGCCGCGAACGATCGCGGTGCTGCTCATTTATGCGGTGTTTCTGACCGCGCTTGCGGTTATTTTGATGAACGTTATCCCGATGTTCGTGGAGCAGTTGGAAGAGCTGGGAGAGCATTTGCCGGAGTTGACCATCCATACGCAGCAGATGATGAACCGCTGGGATAACGGCCTGTTGCCGGGCAGCGTGCGCATGGGGATGAACAACTGGTTTTTTCAGTTCGAGAACCGGCTGGCGAGCGCGATTTCGCGTTTTTTGGACAATATCGGGGCAACGATCGGAGTCGTTTTTAACGCGTTTATCATTCCTTTTCTCATTTTCTACATGCTGAAGGACATCGAGTTGATTGAACGGCTTGTGCTTCGATATCTTCCGCGCTCCGGCCGCAAATCGATCATCACGCTGCTGAGGGAAATCGACCAGGCGCTCGGCAACTACATTCGGGGGCAGCTGCTTGTCTGCGTTATTATCGGCGTACTGGCTTATATCGGGTACATGATGATCGGGATGCCGTTCGCCCTGCTGCTCGCCGGAGTTGTGGCGGTCTGCAACATCATTCCTTACCTGGGGCCTTTTCTCGGCGCCGCCCCGGCGCTTGTCATGGCTACCACGATATCGTGGAAAATGGTGCTGTTCGTGCTGCTCGTCAACATGCTTTGCCAGACGATCGAAAGCAACGTCATCTCGCCGCAGGTGGTCGGCCGCAGCTTGCACTTGCATCCGATGCTGATCATTTTCGCCTTGCTGGTCGGCGGGGAGATCGCCGGGGTTCCGGGGTTGATTTTGGCCGTACCGCTGTTCGCCGTAATGAAGGTGATCATTCAGCATTTTTTCACTTATTACGTGCGGCGCAAGGCCATGTGA
- the alaS gene encoding alanine--tRNA ligase, with amino-acid sequence MKASEIRSKWLEFFAGKGHKIEPSASLVPHNDPSLLWINAGMAPLKPYFDGRVKPENPRLANSQKCIRTNDIENVGKTRRHHTFFEMLGNFSIGDYFKEEAITWAWEFLTGPQWIGFDPERLSVTVYPEDEEAYKLWNEKIGIPAERIVKLEDNFWDIGEGPCGPCTEIFYDRGDAYGDLSGPEMYPGGENERFLEVWNLVFSQFNHNKDGSYTPLPNKNIDTGAGLERFASILQNVDSNFDTDLFQPIIAKTAAMAGIEYKAAEDSDVAMKVIADHIRTVAFAVADGVLPSNEGRGYVIRRLLRRAVRYGKLIGLDKPFMFGLVETVGEIMGSYYPDVVTKREFIEKVIHNEEERFHETLSDGLAILAEISAEAKAAGRTLISGTDAFKLYDTYGFPLDLTEDFAAEQGLSVDREGFEAAMEEQRERARKARHESGSMKVQGGVLADFTTKTEFVGYNELEVNTTIVAIIADETFVDTLASGKTGQIILEATPFYAESGGQVSDQGIIRGESGSAKVEGLFKAPHGQHVHQVTVESGELRVGMSVTAAVDEEQRAQTVKNHTATHLLHKALKETLGEHVNQAGSLVEPQRLRFDFSHLGSISPEELAEIERRVNEQIWKALPVSTLLKPIDEAKAMGAMALFGEKYGDIVRVVKVGDYSLELCGGCHVNNSAEIGLFKIVSESGIGSGVRRIEAVTGRGAYLFLDGQLDLLNQAAGLLKANVSDVPKRIEGLYQQLKELSRENESLQSKLSAIEAGELTGKVVSVGETRLLAAKVQAGSMEALRGLADELKAKLPDAVLVLGAPMDDKVNFVVAVPKEAVGRGLHAGKLVKEIAAVCGGGGGGRPDMAQAGGKDAGKLDEALKLAEQLIASQG; translated from the coding sequence ATGAAAGCAAGTGAAATCCGTTCCAAGTGGCTGGAGTTTTTCGCCGGCAAAGGCCACAAAATCGAACCGAGCGCTTCGCTCGTTCCGCATAACGATCCGTCGCTGCTATGGATCAACGCCGGGATGGCCCCGCTCAAGCCATATTTTGACGGCCGGGTGAAGCCGGAAAATCCGCGCCTGGCCAACTCGCAAAAGTGCATCCGCACGAACGATATCGAAAACGTCGGCAAAACGCGGCGGCACCATACGTTTTTTGAGATGCTGGGCAATTTCTCCATCGGCGACTATTTCAAGGAAGAGGCGATCACCTGGGCCTGGGAATTCCTGACCGGTCCCCAGTGGATCGGGTTCGATCCGGAGCGTCTGTCGGTGACCGTCTACCCCGAGGATGAAGAAGCGTACAAGCTGTGGAACGAAAAAATCGGCATTCCGGCGGAGCGGATCGTGAAGCTGGAGGACAACTTCTGGGATATCGGCGAAGGCCCTTGCGGACCGTGTACCGAAATTTTCTACGACCGCGGGGACGCCTACGGCGATCTGTCCGGTCCGGAAATGTATCCGGGCGGCGAGAACGAACGTTTCCTTGAAGTGTGGAACCTTGTATTCTCGCAATTCAACCATAACAAAGACGGCAGCTACACGCCGCTGCCCAACAAAAACATCGATACCGGAGCCGGTCTGGAGCGTTTTGCGTCGATCCTCCAAAATGTGGACTCCAACTTCGACACCGATCTGTTCCAGCCGATTATCGCCAAGACGGCGGCGATGGCCGGGATAGAGTATAAGGCTGCCGAAGACAGCGACGTCGCGATGAAAGTGATCGCCGACCATATCCGTACGGTCGCCTTCGCCGTGGCCGACGGCGTGCTGCCGTCCAACGAAGGGCGCGGTTACGTCATCCGCCGCTTGCTGCGCCGGGCCGTGCGCTACGGCAAGCTGATCGGACTGGACAAACCGTTTATGTTTGGCCTGGTGGAAACCGTAGGGGAAATTATGGGCAGCTACTACCCGGACGTCGTGACCAAACGGGAGTTTATTGAGAAAGTCATCCATAACGAAGAGGAGCGCTTCCACGAAACGCTCAGCGACGGCCTGGCGATTTTGGCCGAGATCAGTGCCGAAGCGAAAGCGGCCGGCCGCACGCTGATCAGCGGGACGGATGCGTTTAAGCTGTACGATACCTATGGCTTCCCGCTCGACCTGACCGAAGATTTCGCGGCCGAACAAGGCCTAAGCGTCGATCGCGAAGGCTTTGAAGCCGCGATGGAGGAGCAGCGCGAGCGGGCCCGGAAGGCCCGCCACGAAAGCGGCAGCATGAAAGTGCAGGGCGGCGTGTTGGCGGATTTTACGACTAAAACGGAGTTCGTTGGATATAATGAGCTTGAAGTAAACACCACTATCGTGGCTATTATCGCGGACGAAACGTTCGTCGATACGCTCGCCTCCGGCAAGACGGGGCAGATCATTTTGGAAGCCACGCCTTTTTATGCCGAAAGCGGCGGTCAGGTGAGCGATCAGGGGATCATCCGCGGCGAGTCGGGCAGCGCCAAAGTGGAGGGCTTGTTCAAAGCGCCGCACGGCCAGCATGTGCATCAGGTGACGGTGGAATCCGGGGAGCTGCGCGTCGGCATGAGCGTAACCGCAGCGGTCGACGAGGAGCAGCGGGCCCAAACGGTCAAAAACCATACGGCCACCCACCTGCTGCACAAAGCTTTGAAGGAAACGCTGGGCGAGCATGTCAATCAAGCCGGCTCGTTGGTTGAGCCGCAGCGCCTGCGCTTCGACTTCTCGCATCTCGGCAGCATTTCGCCGGAGGAGCTTGCTGAAATCGAACGGCGCGTCAACGAGCAGATCTGGAAGGCGCTGCCGGTCAGCACGCTGCTCAAACCGATCGATGAAGCGAAAGCGATGGGCGCCATGGCGCTGTTCGGCGAGAAATACGGCGATATCGTCCGCGTTGTGAAGGTCGGCGACTACAGCCTGGAGCTGTGCGGCGGCTGCCACGTGAACAACTCGGCCGAAATCGGCCTGTTCAAGATCGTCAGCGAAAGCGGCATCGGTTCCGGCGTGCGCCGGATTGAGGCGGTGACCGGACGCGGCGCTTACTTGTTCCTGGACGGGCAGCTGGACCTGCTGAACCAGGCGGCCGGCCTGCTTAAAGCAAACGTAAGCGATGTGCCGAAACGGATCGAGGGGCTGTACCAGCAACTGAAGGAATTGAGCCGGGAGAACGAATCGCTGCAGAGCAAACTCAGCGCGATCGAAGCCGGCGAGCTGACTGGCAAGGTCGTCAGCGTAGGCGAAACCCGCCTGCTCGCCGCCAAGGTGCAAGCCGGCAGCATGGAGGCGCTGCGCGGTCTGGCCGACGAACTGAAGGCCAAGCTTCCCGACGCTGTTCTCGTGCTGGGCGCGCCGATGGATGACAAGGTGAATTTTGTCGTGGCCGTGCCAAAGGAAGCGGTGGGACGCGGACTTCACGCCGGCAAGCTCGTCAAGGAAATCGCCGCGGTTTGCGGCGGCGGGGGAGGCGGCCGGCCGGATATGGCCCAAGCCGGCGGCAAGGACGCCGGCAAGCTGGACGAAGCCTTGAAGCTAGCGGAACAACTGATCGCTTCACAAGGCTGA
- a CDS encoding IreB family regulatory phosphoprotein — protein MDSMDKTVKFNVKGDEQEASAKEILLTVYEALQEKEYNPVNQIVGYLLSGDPAYIPRHNNARSLVRKKERDELIEELVRYYMAGHR, from the coding sequence ATGGACTCCATGGATAAAACCGTCAAGTTTAACGTCAAGGGCGATGAGCAAGAGGCGTCGGCAAAGGAAATACTTTTAACGGTATACGAAGCCCTGCAGGAGAAGGAATACAACCCGGTCAACCAGATCGTCGGTTACTTGCTGTCGGGGGACCCTGCGTATATACCGCGGCATAACAACGCGCGAAGCTTGGTGCGCAAGAAAGAGCGCGATGAATTGATTGAAGAGTTGGTCCGGTACTACATGGCCGGCCACCGTTAA
- the ruvX gene encoding Holliday junction resolvase RuvX — MRIMGLDYGDRRIGVAVSDAFGWTAQGVEVIERRKEGGEFGRIAELVKQHEVEEIVVGLPKNMNGSIGPRGEICKAFADDLQSRLNLPVHLWDERLTTVSAQRTLLEADVSRKKRKGVVDKMAASLILQNYLDSKSKM; from the coding sequence ATGAGAATTATGGGTCTGGATTACGGGGACCGCCGGATCGGGGTGGCCGTCAGCGATGCGTTCGGCTGGACCGCCCAAGGCGTGGAAGTGATCGAACGCCGCAAAGAAGGCGGAGAATTCGGCCGGATCGCGGAGCTGGTGAAGCAGCATGAAGTGGAAGAGATCGTAGTTGGGCTTCCCAAGAACATGAACGGCTCGATCGGTCCCCGCGGAGAAATATGCAAGGCTTTTGCCGACGACCTGCAAAGCAGGCTGAATCTGCCCGTTCATCTTTGGGATGAGCGGCTAACGACCGTCTCGGCGCAGCGGACGCTGCTCGAGGCGGACGTCAGCAGAAAGAAGCGCAAAGGGGTCGTGGACAAAATGGCCGCCAGCTTGATTTTACAAAATTATTTGGACTCTAAGAGTAAAATGTGA
- a CDS encoding DUF1292 domain-containing protein — translation MSKDRIGNEEEPEIIYIPDEEGNEEEFEVIMKFEVDGSDNKYMMVVPLDSDQNEDEESEEVYAFRYEEDGDDLKLFTIESDEEWEIVEETFNTLIDEFDGEDDHD, via the coding sequence ATGTCTAAAGATCGTATCGGCAATGAAGAAGAACCGGAGATTATTTATATTCCCGATGAAGAGGGGAATGAAGAAGAATTCGAAGTGATTATGAAATTCGAAGTTGACGGTTCCGACAATAAGTATATGATGGTCGTTCCTCTGGATTCCGATCAGAACGAGGATGAAGAGAGCGAAGAGGTATACGCATTCCGTTACGAGGAAGACGGCGATGATCTGAAGCTGTTCACGATTGAAAGCGATGAAGAATGGGAAATCGTGGAGGAGACGTTCAACACGCTGATCGACGAGTTCGACGGAGAAGATGATCATGACTGA
- a CDS encoding DUF1292 domain-containing protein, with translation MTEFTADQVVWSSRVRDAYGPVVELEDESGKASYYKVEREFDVAGASYAVLLPENAGRDDEPEIFKIAEAADGSLELITIDDDDEWENVSELYDELTFPE, from the coding sequence ATGACTGAGTTCACGGCGGATCAAGTCGTTTGGTCTTCGCGCGTGCGCGACGCCTATGGCCCGGTTGTGGAGCTGGAGGATGAATCCGGCAAAGCGTCCTACTACAAGGTCGAGCGTGAGTTTGACGTAGCGGGGGCGTCCTACGCCGTTCTGCTGCCGGAAAATGCCGGCCGGGACGATGAACCGGAGATTTTTAAAATCGCGGAAGCGGCGGACGGATCTTTGGAGCTCATTACCATCGACGACGACGATGAGTGGGAGAACGTATCCGAGCTTTATGACGAATTGACGTTCCCGGAATAA